From Enhydrobacter sp., the proteins below share one genomic window:
- a CDS encoding DEAD/DEAH box helicase produces the protein METTDELQAFLTRATQDGVQGRLLYRGAAWSLMRSDGVLPENAPPLGATIDTDLAEHGFALLRAAMALRTQAGSSELTNKAFERAGNAFEALVRNADPEAADRGFRRTIAATAYHLAGFSAVAYSLFNEAVGDLNLTPGEMAVMRLVLRDLDGLRAFVRGWLNDAAHGDDRIAAGLSGEDADVDEILAIVLNTTICRALAFFDFALETGEEEPLDAARSLLTTAVSLADNAENVPLWWITNLCRHLIDDLWQHSLHQNLPTEPPEGAAEKYPDLRRLFIGSLYARKNSEVELWPSQREAARRSTDVKDDLVVALPTSAGKTRVAEIAALMTLSSARRVLIVTPLRALSAQTERSFRKTFAPLGFSVSSLYGASGLSAGDEDALRSREIIIATPEKLDFALRSDPSLIDDVGLIVLDEGHMIGPSEREIRYETLVQRLLRRADSADRRIVCLSAILPSGDELDDLTAWIRADEPGDAVRSDWRPTRQRFGMLAWRARDARLTLDLTNNGPFLDHFVVQKPPRGREKKPYPRKTSHLALFAAWEFAAQGKRTLIFSTQANWVEGYGKQIVDLCKRGYLDSLLDDEVSIARALEVGKEWLGEDHPAVASLKAGVAIHHGRLPSPFLRELEVLLSEGVLKVIVASPTLSQGLNLNAAVLLVPALYRAGKPITGEEFANVAGRAGRAFVDVEGLIVHVMFDRVDWRSGEWRGLVASSKARTLKSGLIQIVAEILDRLAREDVLGRADAWEYLANAREAWKSPAEEAAIAAQLAVPPDGTNPDDEDEDDEAGGDEEESIDEEPLSELVERLDATVFGLVEALDADRADLPKLLDEALKGSLWARQIAREGEGMEAQHRKVFEARANLIWSVTTPQARRGHFAMGVGLEAGLTIDAMAEELGALIDRADAASLPGDVDELADALAGLGERLLAMRPFIPDKKNALPGNWKAILKQWVSGAEVSQIGPHNMRMVEEAFTYRLVWALEAIRTRRLTLGWSPDIIPGGAAASLETGVPQFMMSMLIRAGLPSRRAAIAAIQTTNPVFVTPAEMRAWLESDEITAFTDAGDWPTPDTAALWARFRTEALSGGIQKWSIERYKRLLDIPAHSAPPAGLYRVITDEGDGRTWLATPDYRRVVPFKKPAVDPKPSLFSGRLPGATAVVDALRVGRGKLRWPRADA, from the coding sequence TTGGAGACGACTGACGAACTGCAAGCATTTTTGACGCGCGCGACGCAGGACGGCGTGCAAGGGCGGCTGCTGTACCGAGGGGCGGCATGGTCGCTAATGCGAAGTGATGGCGTTCTGCCTGAAAATGCCCCGCCGCTCGGCGCGACCATCGATACCGACCTTGCAGAACATGGGTTTGCGTTGCTCCGTGCGGCAATGGCCCTTCGCACCCAGGCCGGCTCCTCCGAGTTGACGAACAAGGCGTTCGAGCGCGCCGGCAACGCGTTTGAAGCTTTGGTGCGGAATGCCGATCCCGAAGCCGCCGATCGCGGTTTCCGCAGGACGATCGCCGCCACGGCCTACCATCTGGCCGGGTTCTCGGCCGTCGCCTATTCGCTCTTCAACGAGGCAGTGGGCGACCTGAATTTGACGCCGGGCGAAATGGCGGTGATGCGGCTGGTGCTCCGCGACCTTGATGGGCTTCGAGCCTTCGTGCGCGGTTGGCTGAACGACGCGGCGCATGGTGACGACCGGATTGCTGCGGGGCTGTCCGGTGAGGATGCCGATGTCGACGAGATCCTGGCGATCGTTCTCAACACCACGATCTGTCGGGCGTTGGCCTTCTTCGATTTCGCGTTGGAGACGGGCGAAGAGGAACCGCTCGACGCGGCGCGCTCGCTTCTCACAACGGCCGTCAGCCTGGCCGACAATGCGGAGAACGTACCGCTGTGGTGGATCACCAATCTGTGCCGGCATCTGATCGACGACCTATGGCAACATTCGTTGCACCAGAACCTGCCGACGGAGCCACCTGAGGGCGCCGCCGAGAAGTATCCCGATCTGCGACGATTGTTTATTGGGTCTCTCTACGCTCGGAAGAATTCCGAGGTCGAGTTGTGGCCCTCGCAGCGTGAGGCGGCGCGCCGCTCGACGGATGTCAAGGATGACTTGGTCGTCGCCCTACCCACCAGCGCCGGGAAAACGCGCGTCGCTGAGATCGCCGCGCTCATGACGCTGTCTTCGGCGCGGCGAGTTCTCATCGTGACGCCGCTGCGAGCGCTCTCGGCTCAGACAGAACGATCGTTTCGTAAGACCTTCGCGCCGCTCGGATTCAGCGTGTCGTCGCTCTACGGCGCCAGCGGCCTCTCGGCTGGTGACGAGGACGCGCTCCGATCGCGGGAGATCATCATAGCGACGCCGGAGAAACTCGACTTCGCGCTGAGAAGCGATCCGAGCCTGATCGACGACGTCGGGCTGATCGTGCTCGATGAAGGCCACATGATCGGGCCGAGCGAGCGTGAGATCCGCTACGAGACGCTGGTGCAGCGCTTGTTGCGCCGCGCAGATTCGGCCGACCGCCGTATTGTCTGCCTCTCGGCGATTCTCCCGAGTGGAGATGAGCTCGACGATCTGACTGCGTGGATACGGGCGGACGAGCCAGGCGATGCCGTGCGGTCTGACTGGCGGCCAACACGCCAGCGTTTCGGAATGCTGGCGTGGCGTGCGCGTGATGCGCGCCTGACCCTGGATCTGACCAACAACGGCCCGTTCCTGGATCATTTCGTGGTTCAAAAGCCGCCCCGCGGCCGTGAGAAGAAGCCCTATCCCCGAAAAACGTCACATCTGGCCCTGTTCGCGGCCTGGGAGTTTGCGGCGCAGGGCAAGCGGACACTCATCTTCTCGACGCAAGCGAACTGGGTTGAGGGGTACGGAAAGCAAATCGTCGACCTCTGCAAACGCGGCTATCTGGACTCGCTTCTGGATGACGAAGTATCGATCGCTCGCGCACTCGAGGTCGGCAAAGAATGGCTCGGCGAAGATCATCCGGCGGTGGCAAGCCTTAAGGCGGGCGTCGCCATTCACCACGGCCGCCTGCCGAGCCCGTTTCTCCGCGAGTTGGAAGTCCTGCTGTCGGAGGGCGTCCTCAAGGTCATCGTTGCATCGCCGACGCTGTCGCAGGGGCTCAATCTCAACGCCGCAGTCTTGCTCGTCCCCGCGCTGTACCGAGCAGGCAAACCGATCACCGGCGAGGAGTTCGCCAATGTCGCCGGCCGCGCCGGCCGCGCTTTCGTCGATGTGGAAGGGCTCATCGTCCACGTCATGTTCGATCGAGTCGATTGGCGGAGCGGAGAATGGCGGGGATTGGTGGCCTCTTCCAAGGCCCGGACGCTGAAGAGCGGACTGATTCAGATCGTCGCGGAGATTCTTGATCGCCTGGCTCGAGAGGACGTGCTGGGACGCGCCGACGCGTGGGAATATCTCGCCAACGCCCGCGAGGCCTGGAAGTCGCCGGCAGAAGAAGCGGCGATCGCCGCTCAGCTTGCGGTGCCTCCAGACGGAACTAATCCGGATGACGAGGACGAGGATGACGAGGCGGGAGGAGATGAAGAGGAAAGCATCGACGAGGAGCCGCTCTCGGAACTCGTCGAGCGCCTTGATGCAACGGTCTTTGGCTTGGTGGAGGCGCTCGATGCTGACCGCGCCGACCTGCCCAAGCTTCTCGACGAAGCGCTCAAGGGATCGCTCTGGGCGCGTCAAATAGCGCGCGAGGGTGAAGGCATGGAGGCGCAACACCGCAAGGTGTTCGAGGCGCGTGCCAATCTCATCTGGTCGGTGACGACGCCCCAGGCCCGTCGCGGGCATTTCGCAATGGGCGTCGGCTTGGAAGCCGGGCTGACAATCGACGCGATGGCGGAAGAGTTGGGCGCCCTCATCGATCGAGCCGACGCCGCGTCCCTGCCAGGAGACGTCGACGAACTGGCCGATGCCTTGGCGGGCCTCGGGGAGCGACTGCTGGCGATGCGGCCGTTCATTCCCGACAAGAAGAATGCGCTGCCTGGCAATTGGAAAGCGATCCTGAAGCAATGGGTGTCGGGCGCGGAGGTCTCGCAGATCGGACCCCACAACATGCGCATGGTGGAAGAGGCCTTCACCTATCGGCTGGTTTGGGCATTGGAAGCTATCAGAACCCGGCGTCTGACTTTGGGCTGGTCGCCGGACATCATTCCGGGTGGCGCAGCCGCATCTCTGGAAACAGGGGTTCCGCAGTTCATGATGTCGATGTTGATACGGGCGGGCCTTCCGTCCAGGCGGGCGGCTATCGCGGCGATCCAGACCACCAACCCCGTCTTCGTAACGCCGGCCGAGATGCGTGCATGGCTGGAATCCGATGAAATCACGGCGTTTACCGACGCCGGCGACTGGCCAACGCCTGATACCGCCGCGCTCTGGGCGCGTTTCAGGACCGAGGCCCTCAGCGGCGGAATCCAGAAGTGGTCGATCGAACGCTACAAGAGGTTGCTCGACATTCCTGCGCACTCGGCGCCGCCGGCTGGGCTTTATCGGGTCATCACGGACGAGGGCGATGGGCGCACATGGCTGGCGACACCGGACTATCGACGGGTGGTCCCCTTCAAAAAGCCGGCGGTAGATCCGAAGCCCAGCCTGTTCTCGGGAAGGTTGCCCGGGGCGACGGCGGTCGTGGATGCGCTGAGGGTAGGACGGGGCAAGTTGCGATGGCCTCGCGCGGACGCTTGA
- a CDS encoding DUF1837 domain-containing protein, whose amino-acid sequence MGLYKKWCEATKEKDKRKRYWTYVEKDGGRDEIRDDLAETMRSHYDRLERIADDVQRLGYKVAAEILRTQLPQTDKGRSGDLGEILATELVEEEIGLRVPVRRLRYKDGRNMAMRGDDFIGAGYGGDDSKLWLLKGEAKSNKVLGKATVTSARKVLNRDNGRCTPDSLAFVANRLLESNDDGDVQLGRDLRDEIGLKALRADRIDHMLFTISGNGPHASLKGDLESAGTNRDQYVVNVHIEDHQDFIKEMYQKAEDLGDD is encoded by the coding sequence GTGGGGCTGTATAAGAAGTGGTGCGAAGCCACGAAAGAAAAGGACAAGCGAAAGCGCTATTGGACGTATGTCGAAAAGGACGGTGGCCGCGACGAGATTCGTGACGACCTCGCCGAGACCATGCGCTCCCATTACGATCGGCTTGAGCGTATAGCCGATGACGTCCAGCGGCTCGGCTACAAGGTTGCAGCGGAAATTCTGCGCACGCAGCTCCCCCAGACAGATAAAGGCCGCTCGGGTGATCTCGGCGAGATATTGGCGACCGAGTTGGTCGAGGAGGAAATCGGTCTACGCGTTCCCGTTCGCCGTCTGCGCTACAAGGATGGGCGCAACATGGCGATGCGAGGCGACGACTTTATCGGGGCAGGCTATGGAGGCGACGACTCCAAGCTTTGGCTGCTGAAAGGCGAAGCCAAGAGCAACAAAGTCCTCGGAAAAGCCACCGTCACGAGCGCCCGCAAGGTGCTCAATCGTGACAATGGCAGATGCACGCCGGACTCGCTGGCATTTGTCGCGAACCGCTTGCTCGAAAGCAACGACGACGGCGATGTGCAACTGGGCCGCGACCTTCGCGATGAAATCGGTCTCAAGGCCCTGCGTGCCGATCGCATCGACCACATGCTCTTTACGATATCGGGCAATGGACCTCACGCGTCGCTGAAGGGCGATCTCGAAAGTGCTGGGACGAACCGGGACCAGTATGTCGTGAACGTCCACATCGAAGACCACCAGGACTTCATCAAGGAGATGTATCAGAAGGCGGAAGACCTTGGAGACGACTGA
- a CDS encoding ATP-binding protein: MFERFVERRAEEALLDTPVVLIVGPRRAGKTTLVRKMGEAGRTYITLDDQTVLEAAQSDPAGFIRGLDRAIIDEIQRVPDLLLAIKKTVDEDYRPGRFLLTGSANVLTLPRIADSLAGRMETIRMLPLARAEIADRTPTFLERLFEGKLQGQRSAIVGDDLVKLVLVGGFPEAISRDSERRRQDWLRSYLTSILTRDMRDIAEVEKLTELPKFVRLLAEHSGQLVNYSQFGSGINVNHKTSQRYVGLLEQVFLIATVQPWFTNALKRIVKTPKLHFLDSGLLAGVRGLTFDRVKADRGTFGALLESFVFSEVLKLMTASDLRLTPHHFRDRDMREVDIVLERDDGTIAGIEVKASATVKAGDFAGLRALAEACGDRFAFGVVLYDSTDFVPFGDKLAAAPLSSLWDGEAPANKAGRGAPRGAV, encoded by the coding sequence ATGTTCGAGCGGTTTGTGGAGCGACGGGCGGAAGAAGCCCTTTTGGATACCCCGGTGGTCCTGATCGTGGGGCCGCGACGGGCGGGCAAGACCACGCTCGTTCGAAAGATGGGAGAAGCCGGTCGGACTTATATCACGCTCGATGATCAGACCGTCCTCGAAGCCGCCCAATCCGATCCCGCCGGTTTCATCCGAGGCCTGGATCGGGCCATCATCGACGAGATCCAGCGCGTGCCCGACCTGCTGCTCGCGATCAAGAAGACGGTCGACGAGGATTACCGTCCGGGTCGGTTCCTACTCACCGGCTCGGCGAATGTACTGACCTTGCCGCGGATCGCCGACAGCTTGGCCGGCCGGATGGAGACCATCCGTATGCTGCCGCTGGCGAGAGCCGAGATTGCAGACCGGACCCCGACCTTTCTCGAACGCCTCTTCGAAGGGAAGCTCCAGGGACAGCGGAGTGCGATCGTCGGCGACGATCTCGTCAAACTCGTCCTGGTCGGCGGCTTCCCCGAAGCGATCAGCCGCGACAGCGAGCGGCGGCGGCAGGACTGGCTGCGATCTTATCTCACTTCGATCCTGACCCGCGACATGCGGGACATCGCCGAGGTGGAGAAGCTGACCGAGCTTCCCAAATTCGTGCGGCTGCTGGCCGAGCACTCCGGCCAGCTGGTCAACTATTCGCAGTTCGGGAGCGGCATCAACGTCAATCACAAGACGAGTCAGCGCTATGTGGGGCTGCTCGAACAGGTGTTCCTGATCGCGACCGTGCAGCCCTGGTTCACCAATGCACTGAAGCGGATCGTCAAGACGCCCAAGCTCCATTTCCTCGATTCAGGCCTGTTGGCGGGTGTGCGCGGGCTCACATTTGATCGGGTGAAGGCGGATCGTGGGACGTTCGGCGCGCTGCTGGAGAGCTTCGTGTTCTCGGAAGTGCTGAAGCTCATGACGGCTTCGGACCTGCGGTTGACGCCGCATCATTTCCGGGATCGGGACATGCGCGAGGTGGACATCGTGCTGGAGCGTGACGACGGGACGATCGCAGGTATCGAAGTGAAGGCGAGCGCCACGGTCAAGGCTGGCGACTTCGCCGGCCTGCGGGCATTGGCCGAGGCTTGCGGGGACCGTTTTGCATTCGGCGTCGTCCTCTACGACAGCACGGACTTCGTGCCGTTCGGCGACAAGCTGGCGGCGGCGCCGCTGTCGAGCCTTTGGGATGGAGAGGCGCCGGCGAACAAGGCAGGCAGGGGAGCGCCGCGTGGGGCTGTATAA
- a CDS encoding DUF1738 domain-containing protein — MSTKTASARPGHDRASLYDEITGKIIVELEAGRVPWVQPWGTAAAKAPLAMPKNAATGRQYSGINVLILWGAVIEHGFPAQSWLTFRQALSLGGNVRKGEHGTTVVYADRFVPDDEKRRARETGEEAAAIPFLKRFTVFNAAQCENLPAEVAAVAPPPPPGLIEPRVEALIRATGVDFRIGGNRAFYAPGPDFVMVPPPQAYFEPINWHRTALHELGHASGHPSRLGRDLGGVFGSKKYAFEELVAEMNAAFCCASLGIVPTVRHADYIGSWLEVLREDNRAVVRAASQASKAADWILGFLPDTESANTTAQEAA; from the coding sequence ATGTCCACCAAGACCGCTTCGGCTCGCCCCGGCCACGACCGGGCGAGCCTCTATGACGAAATCACCGGCAAGATCATCGTCGAGCTGGAGGCCGGCCGCGTGCCCTGGGTCCAGCCCTGGGGGACGGCTGCGGCGAAGGCGCCGCTCGCCATGCCAAAGAACGCCGCCACCGGCCGGCAGTATTCGGGGATCAACGTCCTGATCCTCTGGGGCGCCGTGATCGAGCACGGCTTCCCCGCCCAGAGCTGGCTGACCTTTCGCCAGGCGCTCTCGCTCGGCGGCAATGTGCGCAAGGGCGAGCACGGAACCACCGTCGTCTATGCCGACCGCTTCGTGCCGGACGACGAGAAGCGACGCGCGCGCGAGACCGGCGAGGAAGCCGCCGCCATCCCGTTCCTGAAGCGGTTCACCGTCTTCAACGCCGCCCAATGCGAAAACCTGCCGGCCGAGGTCGCGGCCGTCGCGCCACCGCCGCCGCCGGGCCTGATCGAGCCCAGAGTCGAGGCGCTGATCCGCGCGACCGGCGTCGACTTCCGCATCGGCGGCAACCGCGCCTTCTACGCACCGGGTCCGGACTTCGTGATGGTCCCGCCGCCGCAGGCATATTTCGAGCCAATCAACTGGCACCGCACAGCCCTGCACGAGCTGGGGCACGCCAGCGGTCATCCGTCCCGTCTCGGCCGCGATCTCGGCGGCGTGTTCGGCAGCAAGAAGTACGCGTTCGAGGAGCTGGTGGCAGAAATGAACGCCGCCTTCTGCTGCGCGTCGCTCGGCATCGTTCCGACCGTGCGCCACGCGGACTATATCGGCTCCTGGCTCGAGGTCCTGCGCGAGGACAACCGCGCCGTCGTGCGCGCCGCCTCACAGGCCAGCAAGGCGGCGGACTGGATCCTCGGCTTCCTGCCCGACACCGAGAGCGCCAACACCACAGCGCAGGAGGCGGCATGA